The following are encoded together in the Citrus sinensis cultivar Valencia sweet orange chromosome 1, DVS_A1.0, whole genome shotgun sequence genome:
- the LOC102630902 gene encoding 1-aminocyclopropane-1-carboxylate oxidase homolog 1-like isoform X1: MTMDIYDTSRTTTQIVTDYHRAKEVQAFDDTKAGVKGLVDAGIVNIPRIFIRPPEELVEELTSHQTNFQVPVIDLDGVRGNKLEEIVDQVRAAAETWGFFQVVNHGIPLNVLEEMIEGIRKFNEQDVELKKEFYTRDRTRNVRFNSNFDLHYSRTANWRDTLTISALASTDLDPNEYPEVCRDAVREYIKNVTKLAETLFELLSLALGLKAEHLQEIGCPKEYTLLCHYYPSCPQPDLTLGASGHSDPSFLTILLQDQIGGLQVFHDNQWVGVQPIVGGLVVNIGDFLQVVSNDKFKSVNHRVVAGHVGPRVSVACFFMGHNAEIPKSYGPIKELTSEENPPIYRDFLASECFNKGYSTAVDDNSLLHQLKL; encoded by the exons ATG ACAATGGATATCTACGATACCAGTAGAACGACCACGCAAATTGTGACGGACTACCACAGAGCTAAAGAGGTTCAGGCTTTTGATGATACAAAAGCCGGTGTCAAAGGATTAGTGGATGCTGGAATTGTGAATATTCCCAGGATATTCATTCGACCGCCTGAGGAGCTTGTCGAGGAGTTGACCAGTCATCAGACCAATTTTCAAGTACCGGTTATTGATCTTGATGGCGTCAGAGGCAATAAGCTTGAGGAGATTGTTGATCAAGTTCGGGCTGCAGCAGAGACATGGGGCTTCTTTCAAGTGGTGAATCACGGTATTCCCTTAAATGTGTTGGAAGAGATGATTGAAGGGATACGCAAGTTTAATGAACAAGATGTTGAGTTGAAGAAAGAGTTTTATACCCGTGACCGGACAAGAAATGTCAGATTCAACAGCAACTTTGATCTGCATTACTCCCGGACAGCTAATTGGAGGGACACGTTGACAATTTCTGCTTTAGCTTCCACCGATTTAGATCCCAACGAATACCCAGAAGTTTGCAG AGATGCTGTGAGAGAGTACATTAAAAATGTCACAAAATTGGCTGAAACTCTGTTTGAATTATTATCCCTGGCTCTTGGGCTGAAGGCTGAACATTTACAAGAGATTGGATGCCCTAAAGAATACACCCTTCTCTGCCACTACTATCCATCTTGCCCTCAGCCAGATTTGACATTGGGAGCTAGCGGGCATTCAGACCCTTCATTTCTTACCATTCTTCTGCAAGACCAAATCGGCGGCCTtcaagtctttcatgacaatCAATGGGTTGGTGTCCAACCCATTGTGGGAGGCTTAGTGGTAAACATAGGGGACTTCCTCCAG GTTGTATCAAACGACAAGTTCAAGAGTGTTAACCACAGAGTAGTCGCCGGTCATGTCGGTCCAAGGGTTTCCGTGGCATGCTTTTTCATGGGACATAATGCAGAAATCCCAAAGTCTTATGGGCCGATCAAAGAGTTGACATCTGAAGAAAATCCTCCTATTTACAGAGATTTTCTTGCAAGTGAATGTTTTAACAAAGGATATTCTACGGCGGTTGATGACAATTCTCTCCTCCATCAGCTCAAACTATGA
- the LOC102630902 gene encoding 1-aminocyclopropane-1-carboxylate oxidase homolog 1-like isoform X2 — protein MDIYDTSRTTTQIVTDYHRAKEVQAFDDTKAGVKGLVDAGIVNIPRIFIRPPEELVEELTSHQTNFQVPVIDLDGVRGNKLEEIVDQVRAAAETWGFFQVVNHGIPLNVLEEMIEGIRKFNEQDVELKKEFYTRDRTRNVRFNSNFDLHYSRTANWRDTLTISALASTDLDPNEYPEVCRDAVREYIKNVTKLAETLFELLSLALGLKAEHLQEIGCPKEYTLLCHYYPSCPQPDLTLGASGHSDPSFLTILLQDQIGGLQVFHDNQWVGVQPIVGGLVVNIGDFLQVVSNDKFKSVNHRVVAGHVGPRVSVACFFMGHNAEIPKSYGPIKELTSEENPPIYRDFLASECFNKGYSTAVDDNSLLHQLKL, from the exons ATGGATATCTACGATACCAGTAGAACGACCACGCAAATTGTGACGGACTACCACAGAGCTAAAGAGGTTCAGGCTTTTGATGATACAAAAGCCGGTGTCAAAGGATTAGTGGATGCTGGAATTGTGAATATTCCCAGGATATTCATTCGACCGCCTGAGGAGCTTGTCGAGGAGTTGACCAGTCATCAGACCAATTTTCAAGTACCGGTTATTGATCTTGATGGCGTCAGAGGCAATAAGCTTGAGGAGATTGTTGATCAAGTTCGGGCTGCAGCAGAGACATGGGGCTTCTTTCAAGTGGTGAATCACGGTATTCCCTTAAATGTGTTGGAAGAGATGATTGAAGGGATACGCAAGTTTAATGAACAAGATGTTGAGTTGAAGAAAGAGTTTTATACCCGTGACCGGACAAGAAATGTCAGATTCAACAGCAACTTTGATCTGCATTACTCCCGGACAGCTAATTGGAGGGACACGTTGACAATTTCTGCTTTAGCTTCCACCGATTTAGATCCCAACGAATACCCAGAAGTTTGCAG AGATGCTGTGAGAGAGTACATTAAAAATGTCACAAAATTGGCTGAAACTCTGTTTGAATTATTATCCCTGGCTCTTGGGCTGAAGGCTGAACATTTACAAGAGATTGGATGCCCTAAAGAATACACCCTTCTCTGCCACTACTATCCATCTTGCCCTCAGCCAGATTTGACATTGGGAGCTAGCGGGCATTCAGACCCTTCATTTCTTACCATTCTTCTGCAAGACCAAATCGGCGGCCTtcaagtctttcatgacaatCAATGGGTTGGTGTCCAACCCATTGTGGGAGGCTTAGTGGTAAACATAGGGGACTTCCTCCAG GTTGTATCAAACGACAAGTTCAAGAGTGTTAACCACAGAGTAGTCGCCGGTCATGTCGGTCCAAGGGTTTCCGTGGCATGCTTTTTCATGGGACATAATGCAGAAATCCCAAAGTCTTATGGGCCGATCAAAGAGTTGACATCTGAAGAAAATCCTCCTATTTACAGAGATTTTCTTGCAAGTGAATGTTTTAACAAAGGATATTCTACGGCGGTTGATGACAATTCTCTCCTCCATCAGCTCAAACTATGA